TATCGGTTTGACCGATCAGCAGATTAAAGACAATCTCATTTTGAACGACGCTAAAGTCGGCGATTTGATGACCACCTCCATGACACCAAAAGAAGGCAAGGCGTTCTTTGGTAAAAACCCACCAGATTTATCTGTTGAGGCTCGTGCTCTTGGCACTGATTGGCTCTACACCTACTTCCGCACTTTCTATAAAGACGACACTACGCAAACAGGTTGGAATAACTTGGTTTACCCAAGCGTGGGTATGCCGCATGTCCTTTGGCAGTTGCAGGGTGAGCGTGCTGCGAAGTTTGAAGAGCATAAAGATCCGCATGACGAAGGCAGAATGGAAAAGGTTTTCGTTGGCTTTGAGCAGTTAACTCCAGGCACAATGAAGCCGCAAGAGTACGACGACAACATCGCCGACT
Above is a window of Polynucleobacter necessarius DNA encoding:
- a CDS encoding cytochrome c1; translation: MKRIILQTLMGVCQATVLVAALGFGVAANANEGGFPLDKVPDRVSSNASLQNGAKIFVNYCLNCHAASSMRYNRLRDIGLTDQQIKDNLILNDAKVGDLMTTSMTPKEGKAFFGKNPPDLSVEARALGTDWLYTYFRTFYKDDTTQTGWNNLVYPSVGMPHVLWQLQGERAAKFEEHKDPHDEGRMEKVFVGFEQLTPGTMKPQEYDDNIADLVAFMSWMAEPVQLERKRLGVIVLLFLAIFTILAWRLNKAYWKDIH